A stretch of the Capra hircus breed San Clemente chromosome 10, ASM170441v1, whole genome shotgun sequence genome encodes the following:
- the MLH3 gene encoding DNA mismatch repair protein Mlh3 isoform X4, giving the protein MIKRLSAEVQAKLRSGLAVCSLGQCVEELALNSIDAKAKCVAVRVNLETFQVQVIDNGFGMASDDVDKVGNRYFTSKCNSVQDLENPRFYGFRGEALASIADMASAVEISSKKNKSMKTFVKLFQNGKALKACEAALTRPSTGTTVTVYNLFYQLPVRRKCMDPRLEFEKVRQRIEALSLMHPSISFSLRNDVSGSMVLQLPKTKDICSRFCQIYGLGKSQKLREINFKYKEFELTGFISSEAHYNKNMQFLFVNKRLVLRTKLHKLIDFLLRKESIICKPKSGSASRQMNSSPRPRSNPELHGIYVINVQCQFCEYDVCLEPAKTLIEFQNWDTLLVCIQEGVKMFLKKEKLFVELSSEDIKEFSEDNDFNLFSASLQKQVSSDEKCGQVSFQEACNNILDSYEMFNLQSKAVKRKAPVENISTQNSRDSEAIRKKTNDSFLYTYKSDGPAHCKMAESSLQNEDSACSQSRNLEQETAGASESGENKKHKKSCLEHNSSENPCGTSSEMCGSPFQTLYHFEGSGEDLEIQKVSTTVNSMAANILENNRIQNQPERYKDATEMKYQPLSFETALSGEPSAQREEEKRKKPSACGRINVFCYGQVKLCSTGFITHVVQSEQTKSTETEHLFKSYAQPGPVSAKETFRNRTHHSVEILNSKDLTSTLSKEFAQLPNKSLCSTDRSYELENKHTAAYKNFAIFQESSKKSHTGGLLLDTSSFSWGRHVSDGSKKTDKLIGPAKPIPHKKLSLSSQLGSLEKFKRQYGKVKNPLNTEVEENNTLEITTNLSPQVEADIPWKDKNHLDNSDICEITTMKYNDSNSSCQPVNHMFSSEKFPFSKEDHCLEQQMLCLTESTVTLQELPHFNSKFLDVEKSPESLASKLSRLKDSERETQRMDVSHFNELPQLDSSRKDGDLSSGLTLDSCKLFKNEHKKTESDNIPMSDSVTQSNLFSKDSETYSNNNTTEKIPGNPLVLPYDHATVISKDSDVLIASKQQIGSPFSMSRMLMSRVEDSTADQNGTCFQSEESIAIARTCSENEGSNICSLDWQQHFDVTLGRMVYINKLTGLSTFTAPTEDVRAACTKDLTTMAVDVLLENGSQYRCHPFRSDLVLPFLPRAREERTVMRQNNRATGDDAFGPESLQSLFSEWDNPIFARYPEVAVDVSSGQAESLAVKIHNILYPYRFTKEMIHSMQVETC; this is encoded by the exons ATGATCAAACGCTTGTCAGCTGAAGTACAAGCTAAATTGCGTTCTGGTTTGGCTGTATGCTCCTTAGGCCAATGTGTTGAGGAGCTTGCCCTCAACAGTATTGATGCCAAAGCAAAATGTGTGGCTGTCAGGGTGAACCTGGAAACCTTCCAAGTTCAAGTGATAGACAATGGATTTGGGATGGCGAGTGATGATGTAGACAAGGTGGGAAATCGTTATTTCACCAGTAAATGCAACTCCGTACAAGACTTGGAGAACCCAAGGTTTTATGGTTTCCGGGGGGAGGCATTGGCCAGTATAGCAGATATGGCCAGTGCTGTGGAAATTTCATCCAAGAAAAACAAGTCGATGAAAACATTTGTGAAACTGTTTCAGAATGGGAAAGCCCTGAAAGCTTGTGAAGCTGCCTTAACTCGACCAAGTACCGGGACTACAGTCACTGTATATAATCTGTTTTATCAATTACCTGTTAGGAGGAAATGCATGGATCCTAGACTGGAGTTTGAGAAGGTTAGGCAGAGGATAGAAGCTCTGTCACTCATGCAcccttccatttctttctctttgagaaATGATGTTTCTGGTTCCATGGTTCTTCAACTCCCTAAAACGAAAGACATATGTTCCCGATTTTGTCAAATTTATGGACTGGGTAAGTCCCAAAAGttaagagaaataaattttaaatataaggaGTTTGAGCTTACTGGCTTTATCAGCTCTGAAGCACATTATAATAAGAATATGCAGTTTTTGTTTGTGAACAAGAGGTTAGTTTTAAGGACAAAGTTGCATAAGCTCATTGACTTTTTATTAAGGAAAGAAAGTATTATATGCAAACCAAAGAGTGGTTCTGCCAGTAGGCAAATGAATTCAAGTCCTCGGCCTAGGTCTAACCCGGAACTTCATGGGATCTATGTAATCAATGTGCAGTGCCAGTTCTGTGAGTATGACGTGTGCCTGGAGCCAGCAAAAACCCTGATTGAGTTTCAGAACTGGGATACTCTTTTGGTTTGCATTCAGGAAGgagtaaaaatgtttttaaagaaagaaaaattatttgtggAATTATCAAGTGAAGACATTAAGGAATTTAGTGAAGATaatgattttaatttatttagtgcCAGTCTTCAGAAGCAAGTGTCCTCTGATGAGAAGTGTGGCCAGGTCAGTTTCCAAGAAGCATGTAACAATATTTTGGATTCCTATGAGATGTTCAATTTGCAatcaaaagctgtgaaaagaaaagctcCTGTAGAAAACATAAGCACACAAAATTCTAGGGATTCGGAAGCTAtcagaaaaaagacaaatgattCATTTTTGTACACTTACAAATCCGATGGGCCAGCCCATTGTAAAATGGCAGAGTCATCTTTGCAAAATGAAGACAGTGCTTGCTCACAGTCAAGGAACTTAGAACAAGAGACAGCTGGAGCATCAGAATCAGGagaaaataagaaacataaaaaatCTTGCTTGGAACATAACTCTTCAGAAAATCCTTGTGGAACCAGTTCAGAAATGTGTGGAAGCCCTTTTCAGACATTATATCACTTTGAGGGGAGTGGAGAAGATCTAGAAATACAAAAAGTAAGTACTACTGTTAATAGCATGGCTGCCAACATCctggaaaataacagaattcagAATCAACCAGAGAGATATAAAGATGCTACTGAAATGAAATACCAACCTCTGTCTTTTGAGACGGCATTATCAGGAGAACCTAGTgctcagagagaggaagagaaaagaaaaaaacctagtGCTTGTGgaagaataaatgttttttgttATGGACAAGTTAAATTATGTTCCACTGGCTTCATAACTCATGTGGTACAGAGTGAGCAAACTAAATCAACTGAAACagaacatttatttaaaagttatgcTCAACCTGGTCCTGTGAGTGCCAAAGAAACATTTAGAAATAGAACACACCATTCAGTTGAGATTCTAAACAGCAAAGATTTAACCAGCACTTTAAGTAAAGAATTTGCTCAACTGCCCAACAAAAGTCTGTGCAGCACAGATCGAAGTTATGAGCTAGAGAACAAACATACAGCAGCTTATaaaaattttgctatttttcagGAAAGTAGTAAAAAATCACACACAGGTGGCTTATTACTCGACACATCCTCTTTCTCTTGGGGTAGACATGTTTCAGATGGTAGTAAGAAAACCGACAAGTTGATTGGTCCTGCCAAACCCATACCTCATAAGAAGCTAAGCTTAAGTTCACAACTAGGATCTTTAGAGAAGTTTAAGAGGCAATATGGGAAGGTTAAAAATCCTCTCAATACTGAAGTGGAGGAAAATAATACTTTAGAAATCACTACCAATCTCAGTCCTCAAGTTGAAGCTGACATTCCATGGAAAGACAAAAACCACTTAGACAACTCTGACATCTGTGAAATCACTACTATGAAATATAATGATTCCAATAGTAGTTGTCAACCAGTAAATCACATGTTTTCTTCAGAAAAGTTTCCATTCTCCAAGGAAGATCATTGTTTGGAACAACAGATGCTTTGCTTAACAGAAAGCACTGTAACTCTACAGGAGTTACCTCATTTTAACAGTAAATTTTTGGATGTTGAGAAGTCACCTGAATCACTAGCTTCTAAATTATCCAGATTGAAGGATTCCGAAAGAGAGACTCAAAGGATGGATGTAAGTCATTTTAATGAATTGCCACAATTAGATTCCAGTAGGAAAGATGGTGACTTGTCCAGTGGGTTAACCCTAGATTCTtgtaagttatttaaaaatgagcataaaaaaacagaaagtgaCAACATCCCAATGTCAGACTCTGTCACACAAAGTAATCTCTTCAGTAAAGACAGTGAAACATATTCTAACAACAATACCACTGAGAAGATACCAGGAAATCCTTTGGTTCTGCCCTATGACCATGCTACAGTTATCAGTAAGGATTCAGATGTTCTTATAGCTTCAAAACAACAGATTGGAAGTCCTTTCTCTATGAGTAGAATGTTAATGAGTCGCGTGGAAGATTCCACAGCTGACCAAAATGGAACTTGTTTTCAGAGTGAGGAATCCATAGCCATAGCAAGAACTTGTTCTGAAAATGAAGGGTCCAACATATGTTCTTTGGATTGGCAGCAGCATTTTGATGTAACTCTGGGAAGAATGGTTTACATCAACAAACTAACAGGACTTAGCACATTCACTGCTCCTACTGAGGATGTTCGGGCTGCTTGTACTAAAGACCTGACAACTATGGCTGTGGATGTGCTACTGGAGAACG gaTCTCAGTACAGGTGTCATCCCTTTAGAAGCGACCttgttcttcctttccttcctagaGCTCGGGAAGAGAGGACTGTGATGAGACAGAATAACAGAG CTACTGGGGACGATGCCTTTGGTCCTGAATCGCTTCAGTCTTTGTTCTCAGAATGGGACAATCCAATATTTGCCCGTTATCCAGAG GTTGCTGTTGACGTAAGCAGTGGCCAAGCTGAGAGCCTAGCAGTTAAAATTCACAACATCTTGTATCCTTATCGTTTCACCAAAGAAATGATTCACTCAATGCAG GTGGAAACCTGCTAG